DNA from Aphis gossypii isolate Hap1 chromosome 3, ASM2018417v2, whole genome shotgun sequence:
tatatacacataattgtacgacaattttcaaattttatttggtatttttgttgcttttccaaattaaaaattaaaactgactgaattataattaagtaagaaaaaaatacaagaaatcatgtagaaatttaaaaaaatgcttagttactgttagaaaaaataatgcaagTTGTAATGTGCCTAAGTACAATAAAAGGgtataacatttgaaaatctcataaaagtatgataattaataattagctaTATTTCCCAAAATCTTTCCAAGGTTCAGTTTGAAATCACTggacaaaaatatttcgagttaccttataaaaaaaaatactgcacaattttttttaactaatactgtttgattaaaattataattgtgttaaaaatggtttgttttcttcttaaaaaaaaaaaaatccgatgTGGATTTGATAATAAGTCACGAAGAAAAATAAGACacctttttataattatagataatatttaacctatataattacaacctctgaaaaaattgtaaaaaatatagtgttaaTAATAACCTTACGTTCAATATGATATACAGTCTTAAGTTTctattatatgtgtgtgaaaaaaaaatattttttacatcaaacataaaacataatattattgatatagtttttaatagaatGTGGACAcgaattttttagaaaaaagaaCCGCCATCGAACTATTAAGATGGACGTTCAGTTTATAGTATGCTgatcagtattatattatattatttataaaattttaatattttgataaatgaaaaacGCCGACCCGTCTGTGTTTCTTCCGCTTTAGCTGTTTGAGACCGCAAACCAGATAGTAGAGCAGAAGTCCCCGGAATCGCGTAATTCCCGGTTCCAGAACGTCGGCCAGCCGCAACAGTTGTTCACATATAGCCGAATTATTTTCCAGCTGTTTTACGGTTAGATCTGCACAAAAACGGTTAAGTatatcgtataaaaaaatacaaaaatcattCGTCACTTACTCTCTATCAGTGTGTAAGAGAGGCACgacaataaactataaagcgATAAAGTTAACCATCCAAAATTCGAAATTTttgacttaatttttttttttttagttatttctcGATAACCATTAAGTCATATATtacttaagtattattatgcggtcattttaacttattatgtttagtCGTTTTCAATCATTCTAAAAAAATCACTGGTTTTTTTATTCCTAAGTGTTTTGATCAGATATAGCTGAAATGCTGTgcgcaattatattatgtcaatatatgtatagtctTCCCCCTACTACACATTGCTCgtgaattttctttttttttttttttaattcttcacGTTTTTtccgggttttttttttcgaagtgTGGGACTTTTTTTACTGGGACTTTTTGTTTTGGCgtttatcagtttttatagTACGAAGGGTATGACGTGAAAACAGGTAGAGTACCCACGTACTATTACGAAATCGAAAGACCACGCACCCGAAATCCGGTCGCCGTACAGCTGGACGAGCGCGTACTTGACTCCCACCGCGACGTGGTGGTTGTCGTGCAGCGGCGGCATCGTCCCGTCGCGGACCCGTTCCAAGAACCGTTCGAATCCGGCGCGGTCGCGGCTCTTGGAAAGCGCTCCGACGGCCCGGACGGCCCGCTGCTCCGCTTCCGGGTCGTCGGCCGGACGTCCGCAGGTCGCGCAACCCGCGGCCGCCGCGGCCACGCGGCCCGAACACGGGCCGCCGCAGGCCGCCGAGCCCAAGTGCGTGCCCAGTTCTTCGGGGTCGGCGCACCGCGCGCACGCGCACTCGAAGCACTTGGCGGCCGACAGGTGACGGCGCCGGTCGCGCGTGCACCACAACGTCTGCGTGTACGTGGCCGTGACGCCGTGGCCGCGGCCGATGGGCACCGTGGCCAGCACCCGGATGGCCGGCCGGCCGTCGGCCGCGTCGCCGACGAACACGTGTTTGGTGTTGGGCGTGCAGCAGTGGGCCATCATGGACGCGCGCGCGTACACCGCCCGGAAGTTCCGGCCGCCGGGCCGGCGCACGTCGAACGCGTTCGTGTCCAGCACGGCGGCCGCCTCCAGGGCGGACCGGACGTCGCCGCCCGCGGACCGCAGGCCCAGC
Protein-coding regions in this window:
- the LOC126551504 gene encoding SET domain-containing protein SmydA-8-like, which encodes MTRRRLFVFLSRFTLSRPIPSPRVIPRTPGNRSPDGRSSAAGKFQYTRDTRPNVRSSHRRYAIISVRRRLLATAVDRRRPTCTPYRMSSSPYVVAESPELGRHWVAARDIAAGEVLLEERPLVVGPKAGSPPVCLACYAPAADYRCSACGWPVCGPRCEAAAAHREAECRLIGGHYDGRRSAAYCFVAPLRCMLLAGRGAAEFRSLQSHLDDRLDTPLYRAYAVNVAAFVLDRLGLRSAGGDVRSALEAAAVLDTNAFDVRRPGGRNFRAVYARASMMAHCCTPNTKHVFVGDAADGRPAIRVLATVPIGRGHGVTATYTQTLWCTRDRRRHLSAAKCFECACARCADPEELGTHLGSAACGGPCSGRVAAAAAGCATCGRPADDPEAEQRAVRAVGALSKSRDRAGFERFLERVRDGTMPPLHDNHHVAVGVKYALVQLYGDRISDLTVKQLENNSAICEQLLRLADVLEPGITRFRGLLLYYLVCGLKQLKRKKHRRNYDEMIKNYAREAVVILKTEPDLMYLVEQLQ